In the genome of Stomoxys calcitrans chromosome 4, idStoCalc2.1, whole genome shotgun sequence, the window CTATCTGTGCTGCTGATTTTAATCGAAGGCATATTATTTACCACTGCTTCTGATAATGATGACGCTATCTTGGGAGGACGTTATTTGAATGGCATAGCCATAGGTTTGGCCACAGTTCAATATCTTATCAATGCCGGAGAAATATCTGCCGCTAGCAATCGTGGCCACTGTCTCGCAATGGAACAATATAGTCTCTCATTCGGAGTAATGATCCAATTGGTTTACTCATCGGTTTGGGATAACTCAGAGAGTATTTCAATTATATGCTTACATGGTATTATTGACATCATCTTGGCTCTAATGGCTGCAATTTTGATGATACATTTTGTGGAGTCACCCATTTATTATATACAAAAAGGTGACGACGCCTCGGCTTTGGAATCATTGGCATGTTTACAAAAACCCCCTGGCATAACAATGGAAGTTCAAGCGCGTTTCGAAGAGCACAAGGCCATGGTGCGAGAGCAGAATATTTTCACAATGCGTCAGATTTttagacaaggtcaaataccccTACTAAAGATGATATTTTGTCGCAGTATGACAGTGGCATTTTGTTTCTCATTACCCTTGAATGCAGCTCTTCTAACTAGTATGGATTTAATGGAAAGTTCTTGGCCTCTCACAGCATTTGGCTGTGCTCGAGTCATTGGAGCCAGCATATCAATCAACTTAATGGAtaaaatacaaagaaaattGCCTTCCATTTTATCGGCTATGTTTGTGGGAGCATTCCTGATTACTTTGGGTGTCTTGTTTTGGTTCAAAGAAAATTATTTGAACCCAAATTATGTGAATGCAGCTATAAGTGTTTGCATTGCGTTGCAAGCATTTGTGGGGTTCTTCACGCCTTACACTTCGGTTTTTATGGGTGAAGCATTCCCCTTGCGTGGTAAGCCTTATCTAATGGCAGCCTGTATAAATCttgaacaaatttttcaaataattctAATCGAAACGTGGAACTTCGAGCATTTGGCtttgaatttatttattcaGGGGTTGCTTGTAATTATGGGTTTTGCGTTCTTAAGCCTAACTTTGCCGGAGACAAGAAGGACATCGTTGGCAGAAGCTCATAGGCGATTTTGGAAATTGGTACccaagtaaaaaaataaaccttGATGAGTTTTGAAAAATGAAttggaaaaataaatgaaaataaaaccaaatcttGTTTTGAGTGTTGCCAGATTCCAACGAAATACGACGGGACATACCGAGACACCGGAATCCGGGaacaatgaggttgatcgaggGCTCatcattacggaatttatggttaaGAAAACCTTGAGGAGTTTTCAACGGACGGAATATTTTCCGCCCAAACTGACCGCAATGGTGGTGTCTACACCCAAAACTGGGGAGGCAAGTTA includes:
- the LOC106088528 gene encoding uncharacterized protein LOC106088528, encoding MSQINLQPEQNVSKPRSLPIAAGGITFLSAGMNLAMSFGWFHDTVSYSEKHFTCSWFIGVMIGTYLSIDPLKCLAKKFIMALSVLLILIEGILFTTASDNDDAILGGRYLNGIAIGLATVQYLINAGEISAASNRGHCLAMEQYSLSFGVMIQLVYSSVWDNSESISIICLHGIIDIILALMAAILMIHFVESPIYYIQKGDDASALESLACLQKPPGITMEVQARFEEHKAMVREQNIFTMRQIFRQGQIPLLKMIFCRSMTVAFCFSLPLNAALLTSMDLMESSWPLTAFGCARVIGASISINLMDKIQRKLPSILSAMFVGAFLITLGVLFWFKENYLNPNYVNAAISVCIALQAFVGFFTPYTSVFMGEAFPLRGKPYLMAACINLEQIFQIILIETWNFEHLALNLFIQGLLVIMGFAFLSLTLPETRRTSLAEAHRRFWKLVPK